The following coding sequences lie in one Primulina huaijiensis isolate GDHJ02 chromosome 2, ASM1229523v2, whole genome shotgun sequence genomic window:
- the LOC140967638 gene encoding LOW QUALITY PROTEIN: uncharacterized protein (The sequence of the model RefSeq protein was modified relative to this genomic sequence to represent the inferred CDS: inserted 1 base in 1 codon) codes for MSRHPPSPSCSCSNNNSDTENFECNICFDLAQDPIVTLCGHLFCWPCLYKWLHIHPRSQECPVCKALIQEEKLVPLYGRGNSSTDPRSRSIPGMEIPHRPTGQRPETYPPDANANAFAQQGFGFMGGFGPFGGFAPMATANFGXFTFSTAFRGLLPSFFNLQVHGFPNANMYGAGHGFHHGYSTAFHGGHAQGLPRRGNQQQQTDSLLKILLLIIGLSVFLALIWS; via the exons ATGAGCAGGCATCCCCCAAGCCCTTCTTGTTCCTGTAGTAATAACAACAGTGATACTGAAAATTTTGAGTGTAATATCTGCTTCGATTTGGCACAAGATCCAATTGTTACACTCTGTGGTCATCTCTTCTGCTGGCCTTGTCTTTATAAGTGGCTTCATATCCACCCTCGTTCCCAAGAATGCCCTGTCTGCAAGGCCCTTATCCAGGAGGAGAAGTTAGTCCCTCTATATGGCCGTGGAAACAGCTCAACTGATCCTAGATCTAGATCAATTCCAGGAATGGAGATTCCGCATCGTCCCACTGGGCAAAGACCTGAGACATATCCTCCAGATGCTAATGCAAATGCTTTTGCGCAGCAAGGATTTGGATTTATGGGAGGATTTGGTCCATTTGGGGGTTTTGCACCAATGGCTACTGCCAATTTCG ACTTTACATTCTCTACTGCATTTCGTGGCTTGCTTCCATCTTTCTTTAACTTGCAAGTGCATGGATTTCCTAATGCCAACATGTATGGAGCGGGACATGGTTTCCACCATGGGTATTCAACTGCATTCCATGGTGGACATGCTCAGGGTCTCCCGCGACGTGGAAATCAGCAACAGCAGACAGATTCTTTATTGAAGATTCTCTTGTTAATAATTGGTTTGAGTGTGTTCCTGGCATTGATTTGGAGTTGA
- the LOC140967646 gene encoding uncharacterized protein has product MTVVEYASQFSALLAYVPHVARSDRNKLSHFMQGLNRTICTLVVAGAPVNYADAVEKAKNVEASLLLAEPQSVQPYFPRSFGGNVPMPVGAPLYRPLLPYQPSQSYQQPKQQHFKAKGKQFKKQTRSSSSSSGSQRGGSVGSTVGVFCDRCGDKHISTQCTGVHGSCNIYGQVGHYARVCPNAARQQFQQPQFGQGFRGPAIRPFVPTRSFQQSSYPQPRGSVPQRFPRPQQAQIHALTQDQVQDAPGGVIAGHSRGFDASGGASASGTQ; this is encoded by the exons ATGACTGTAGTGGAGTATGCCTCTCAATTCtcagcacttcttgcctatgttCCTCATGTTGCTAGAAGTGATCGGAACAAGCTATCGCATTTTATGCAAGGATTGAATCGAACTATTTGCACTTTAGTAGTTGCTGGAGCGCCTGTTAATTATGCCGATGCTGTAGAGAAAGCCAAGAATGTGGAGGCAAGTCTACTTTTGGCAGAACCACAATCAGTTCAACCATATTTTCCTCGGAGTTTCGGAGGCAATGTGCCGATGCCAGTGGGTGCACCACTATACCGTCCTTTACTGCCGTATCAGCCTTCGCAGTCTTATCAGCAACCAAAGCAGCAACACTTTAAGGCCAAgggaaaacagttcaagaaacaGACTCGTAGTAGTTCTTCTAGTTCTGGCAGTCAGCGTGGAGGTTCAGTTGGGTCAACAGTTGGAGTATTTTGTGATCGTTGTGGTGATAAGCATATCAGTACTCAGTGTACGGGAGTTCATGGATCTTGTAATATCTATGGGCAAGTTGGACAttatgctagagtatgtccgaATGCAGCAAGACAACAATTTCAGCAACCTCAGTTTGGTCAGGGTTTTAGAGGACCAGCAATTAGACCTTTTGTTCCGACTCGGTCTTTTCAGCAGTCTAGCTATCCTCAGCCTAGAGGTTCTGTTCCGCAGCGTTTTCCAAGGCCACAGCAGGCTCAAATTCATGCTCTAACTCAGGATCAAGTTCAAGACGCACCGGGCGGAGTTATTGCAG gtcattccaggggatttgacgcgtctggtggagcgtcagcgagtggtacccagtag